TCCTGTCCCTGGTCGTGGTGGGACTCTTCAGCTACGGGCAACTCGGCGTCGACCGCTTCCCGAACGTGGACTTCCCCTTCGTCACCATCTCGACGCGCCTCCTGGGCGCCGCTCCCGAGGAGATCGAGACCGAGATCACGGACAAGATCGAGGAATCGGTCAACACCATCAGCGGCATCGACCAGCTCATCTCGATC
This is a stretch of genomic DNA from Vicinamibacteria bacterium. It encodes these proteins:
- a CDS encoding efflux RND transporter permease subunit, which encodes MHKLAELCVKRPVFASVLILSLVVVGLFSYGQLGVDRFPNVDFPFVTISTRLLGAAPEEIETEITDKIEESVNTISGIDQLISISSEGVSVVTVQFVLEKDGDVAAQEVRDRVNTILRELPTDADP